A stretch of Triticum aestivum cultivar Chinese Spring chromosome 1D, IWGSC CS RefSeq v2.1, whole genome shotgun sequence DNA encodes these proteins:
- the LOC123181603 gene encoding uncharacterized protein isoform X2, with product MGNRSRPSVAKETMEPIDEETESPSRAAQLKCSDGNSGEMRLNRFPNFHCKSLPSRRREENPEDSIMHSRGSMYQSSSDVSRLRKLQEGRRKLDSIYERDAFMSFGTVDSSSQPSTSGSYLVPQRSGSCKSRSSMNITRGFNQDAREFLDISSREVPSDNLRLGRPRKDCNLLKDDVKESFPGLSLEEDNAMCPAANAAPHLLESSSSKGTMSNGQPPVGLHPDRSNHARIDSVSNLPKSLSAKVGVFDATCPSESVHGVDGKKKARSSAFKKILDPFMKSKSMRNPSLMEMEDAKCGNPPVRGKDSALRKSLLSGISRSEQTPTPKCQMSGEARPITVTSSPTHLHAVLKLDPDNGAFGFEFCTKGPEESIYANTWKSGNELNWIYTFHSVGKRSSTVARTSKDRHGWLPPIVGQMHVSSYLYSEVEEDGILNNSATSEFVLYDIAHARRSSAVDRVQSTDSTQPPFCNVVKNSISRESLERNNQMERQNTARNNSDASVSCLWSQEDLHPHLEVAAVVVQVPFHKTRSQELKTGSSPGTVKVVTAGGAHGLPRDDETSPSPLLNRLKSGGRCDCGGWDMSCPIVVLENAYDSYWVDSVMNESKHPMELFVKGNQEVLPALSMKVDGKGNFSVDFHARLSALQAFSVCISLLHCSEASPAIGIEKFKHKLYSSSMKMLLKEEVKQLIGSVTGKEKKKVKRRKAKTPVVNGPPFSPMGRV from the exons ATGGGGAACCGTTCTCGGCCCAGTGTAGCTAAGGAGACCATGGAACCGATTGACGAGGAAACAGAGAGTCCTAGCAGGGCAGCACAACTCAAATGCTCGGATGGAAACTCGGGCGAAATGCGCCTCAACCGCTTCCCAAATTTTCATTGCAAGAGTCTGCCTTCAAGACGCCGTGAGGAAAACCCAGAAGATAGCATCATGCATAGTCGTGGTTCTATGTACCAGAGCTCCAGTGATGTCAGCAGACTAAGGAAACTCCAAGAGGGGAGGAGGAAATTAGACTCTATATATGAAAGAGATGCGTTTATGTCATTTGGGACTGTCGATTCTTCCTCTCAGCCTAGCACAAGTGGATCTTACTTGGTTCCGCAACGGAGCGGTTCATGCAAGTCAAGGTCTTCTATGAACATAACTCGTGGATTTAATCAAGATGCCAGGGAGTTTCTGGATATTTCATCGCGTGAGGTTCCTAGTGACAACTTGAGGCTTGGAAGGCCACGCAAGGACTGCAATTTGTTAAAAGATGATGTAAAAGAGAGTTTCCCGGGGTTATCGCTCGAAGAAGACAATGCCATGTGTCCCGCCGCGAATGCTGCTCCTCATTTGCTAGAAAGCAGCAGTAGCAAAGGTACAATGTCAAATGGCCAACCTCCTGTTGGCCTTCATCCTGATAGGAGTAACCATGCCAGAATAGATTCGGTGAGTAATCTCCCCAAGTCCTTGTCAGCTAAGGTGGGTGTTTTTGATGCTACATGTCCATCAGAAAGTGTTCATGGTGTTGATGGCAAGAAAAAAGCTCGATCTAGTGCATTTAAGAAAATTTTGGATCCTTTCATGAAGTCCAAATCTATGAGGAATCCCTCCCTCATGGAAATGGAAGATGCAAAATGTGGTAATCCACCAGTTAGAGGAAAAGATAGTGCACTGCGCAAATCTTTGTTGAGTGGTATCTCAAGATCTGAACAAACGCCCACACCTAAATGCCAGATGAGTGGGGAAGCCCGGCCTATCACGGTTACTTCATCGCCGACTCATTTGCATGCTGTTCTTAAACTGGATCCTGACAATGGTGCTTTTGGTTTTGAGTTCTGTACCAAGGGTCCAGAAGAATCCATTTACGCTAACACTTGGAAATCCGGAAACGAACTGAATTGGATTTACACTTTCCATAGTGTCGGCAAACGATCAAGTACGGTGGCAAGGACCTCCAAGGATAGGCATGGGTGGCTGCCTCCAATTGTTGGCCAGATGCATGTGTCATCCTATCTGTACTCTGAAGTTGAAGAAGATGGTATTTTAAATAACTCAGCCACTAGCGAGTTTGTTTTGTATGACATTGCTCATGCACGACGGAGCTCTGCCGTTGATAGAGTTCAGTCTACAGATTCCACTCAACCACCATTCTGCAATGTTGTTAAGAATTCAATCTCTAGGGAGTCTCTAGAGAGAAATAATCAGATGGAGCGGCAAAATACTGCAAGGAATAACTCAGATGCATCGGTATCTTGTCTTTGGTCCCAAGAAGATCTTCATCCTCATTTGGAGGTTGCAGCTGTTGTAGTCCAAGTGCCGTTTCATAAAACCCGGTCCCAAGAATTAAAAACTGGATCATCACCTGGTACAGTCAAAGTGGTTACAGCAGGCGGAGCACACGGGTTACCAAGGGATGATGAGACCAGTCCATCACCACTGCTTAACCGTCTAAAGAGCGGGGGAAGGTGTGACTGTGGTGGATGGGACATGTCTTGCCCAATCGTTGTCCTTGAAAATGCATATGATAGTTATTGGGTCGATTCTGTGATGAACGAAAGCAAGCATCCCATGGAGCTATTTGTTAAG GGTAACCAAGAAGTCCTCCCTGCCCTTTCCATGAAAGTAGACGGGAAAGGAAATTTCTCAGTGGATTTCCATGCACGACTGTCGGCGCTGCAGGCATTCTCAGTCTGCATATCTTTGCTCCACTGTTCTGAAGCTTCTCCAGCCATTGGTATAGAGAAATTCAAGCACAAGTTGTATTCCAGTTCAATGAAAATGCTCCTCAAAGAAGAAGTGAAGCAGTTGATCGGATCAGTAACagggaaagagaagaagaaagtGAAGAGGAGGAAAGCAAAAACTCCGGTGGTCAACGGCCCTCCCTTCTCACCCATGGGAAGAGTATAG
- the LOC123181603 gene encoding uncharacterized protein isoform X1, whose amino-acid sequence MGNRSRPSVAKETMEPIDEETESPSRAAQLKCSDGNSGEMRLNRFPNFHCKSLPSRRREENPEDSIMHSRGSMYQSSSDVSRLRKLQEGRRKLDSIYERDAFMSFGTVDSSSQPSTSGSYLVPQRSGSCKSRSSMNITRGFNQDAREFLDISSREVPSDNLRLGRPRKDCNLLKDDVKESFPGLSLEEDNAMCPAANAAPHLLESSSSKGTMSNGQPPVGLHPDRSNHARIDSVSNLPKSLSAKVGVFDATCPSESVHGVDGKKKARSSAFKKILDPFMKSKSMRNPSLMEMEDAKCGNPPVRGKDSALRKSLLSGISRSEQTPTPKCQMSGEARPITVTSSPTHLHAVLKLDPDNGAFGFEFCTKGPEESIYANTWKSGNELNWIYTFHSVGKRSSTVARTSKDRHGWLPPIVGQMHVSSYLYSEVEEDGILNNSATSEFVLYDIAHARRSSAVDRVQSTDSTQPPFCNVVKNSISRESLERNNQMERQNTARNNSDASVSCLWSQEDLHPHLEVAAVVVQVPFHKTRSQELKTGSSPGTVKVVTAGGAHGLPRDDETSPSPLLNRLKSGGRCDCGGWDMSCPIVVLENAYDSYWVDSVMNESKHPMELFVKQGNQEVLPALSMKVDGKGNFSVDFHARLSALQAFSVCISLLHCSEASPAIGIEKFKHKLYSSSMKMLLKEEVKQLIGSVTGKEKKKVKRRKAKTPVVNGPPFSPMGRV is encoded by the exons ATGGGGAACCGTTCTCGGCCCAGTGTAGCTAAGGAGACCATGGAACCGATTGACGAGGAAACAGAGAGTCCTAGCAGGGCAGCACAACTCAAATGCTCGGATGGAAACTCGGGCGAAATGCGCCTCAACCGCTTCCCAAATTTTCATTGCAAGAGTCTGCCTTCAAGACGCCGTGAGGAAAACCCAGAAGATAGCATCATGCATAGTCGTGGTTCTATGTACCAGAGCTCCAGTGATGTCAGCAGACTAAGGAAACTCCAAGAGGGGAGGAGGAAATTAGACTCTATATATGAAAGAGATGCGTTTATGTCATTTGGGACTGTCGATTCTTCCTCTCAGCCTAGCACAAGTGGATCTTACTTGGTTCCGCAACGGAGCGGTTCATGCAAGTCAAGGTCTTCTATGAACATAACTCGTGGATTTAATCAAGATGCCAGGGAGTTTCTGGATATTTCATCGCGTGAGGTTCCTAGTGACAACTTGAGGCTTGGAAGGCCACGCAAGGACTGCAATTTGTTAAAAGATGATGTAAAAGAGAGTTTCCCGGGGTTATCGCTCGAAGAAGACAATGCCATGTGTCCCGCCGCGAATGCTGCTCCTCATTTGCTAGAAAGCAGCAGTAGCAAAGGTACAATGTCAAATGGCCAACCTCCTGTTGGCCTTCATCCTGATAGGAGTAACCATGCCAGAATAGATTCGGTGAGTAATCTCCCCAAGTCCTTGTCAGCTAAGGTGGGTGTTTTTGATGCTACATGTCCATCAGAAAGTGTTCATGGTGTTGATGGCAAGAAAAAAGCTCGATCTAGTGCATTTAAGAAAATTTTGGATCCTTTCATGAAGTCCAAATCTATGAGGAATCCCTCCCTCATGGAAATGGAAGATGCAAAATGTGGTAATCCACCAGTTAGAGGAAAAGATAGTGCACTGCGCAAATCTTTGTTGAGTGGTATCTCAAGATCTGAACAAACGCCCACACCTAAATGCCAGATGAGTGGGGAAGCCCGGCCTATCACGGTTACTTCATCGCCGACTCATTTGCATGCTGTTCTTAAACTGGATCCTGACAATGGTGCTTTTGGTTTTGAGTTCTGTACCAAGGGTCCAGAAGAATCCATTTACGCTAACACTTGGAAATCCGGAAACGAACTGAATTGGATTTACACTTTCCATAGTGTCGGCAAACGATCAAGTACGGTGGCAAGGACCTCCAAGGATAGGCATGGGTGGCTGCCTCCAATTGTTGGCCAGATGCATGTGTCATCCTATCTGTACTCTGAAGTTGAAGAAGATGGTATTTTAAATAACTCAGCCACTAGCGAGTTTGTTTTGTATGACATTGCTCATGCACGACGGAGCTCTGCCGTTGATAGAGTTCAGTCTACAGATTCCACTCAACCACCATTCTGCAATGTTGTTAAGAATTCAATCTCTAGGGAGTCTCTAGAGAGAAATAATCAGATGGAGCGGCAAAATACTGCAAGGAATAACTCAGATGCATCGGTATCTTGTCTTTGGTCCCAAGAAGATCTTCATCCTCATTTGGAGGTTGCAGCTGTTGTAGTCCAAGTGCCGTTTCATAAAACCCGGTCCCAAGAATTAAAAACTGGATCATCACCTGGTACAGTCAAAGTGGTTACAGCAGGCGGAGCACACGGGTTACCAAGGGATGATGAGACCAGTCCATCACCACTGCTTAACCGTCTAAAGAGCGGGGGAAGGTGTGACTGTGGTGGATGGGACATGTCTTGCCCAATCGTTGTCCTTGAAAATGCATATGATAGTTATTGGGTCGATTCTGTGATGAACGAAAGCAAGCATCCCATGGAGCTATTTGTTAAG CAGGGTAACCAAGAAGTCCTCCCTGCCCTTTCCATGAAAGTAGACGGGAAAGGAAATTTCTCAGTGGATTTCCATGCACGACTGTCGGCGCTGCAGGCATTCTCAGTCTGCATATCTTTGCTCCACTGTTCTGAAGCTTCTCCAGCCATTGGTATAGAGAAATTCAAGCACAAGTTGTATTCCAGTTCAATGAAAATGCTCCTCAAAGAAGAAGTGAAGCAGTTGATCGGATCAGTAACagggaaagagaagaagaaagtGAAGAGGAGGAAAGCAAAAACTCCGGTGGTCAACGGCCCTCCCTTCTCACCCATGGGAAGAGTATAG